A region from the Algoriphagus machipongonensis genome encodes:
- a CDS encoding amidohydrolase gives MKIITKWRQTLLVCSALLCCNLVVAQKKLSEKKQEALKEEVAAIVGQEAKMSQVMVDKIFSFAELGFQEVESSKYLTGILQENGFEIKTGISGIPTAWFATWSNGDGPVIALGSDVDDIPKASQYPGVAYHKPIIDGAPGHGEGHNAGIPLNITAALAVKKIMEREDIGGTLILWPGIAEELVASKAWFVRDGLFDDIDICIFTHVGSNLGVSYGQASGTGLISVEYTFSGEAAHAAGAPWRGKSALDAAELMNVGWNYRREHLDPLKRSHSIFTDGGDQPNVVPSKASIWYYFRDVKYDGIMEMYDVANKMAEGAALMTDTEMTSKILGTAWPRHFNKVIAEKMYANIQKVGLPEWSEEDQALAKAVQEEVNSSRKEGLPTKLDTIGLPVTTPRSGGSDDIGDVSWVLPTVTMRFPSNIPGLPGHHWANAIAMATPIAHKGVTAGAKAEAMTILDFLLNPELVDEAWDYFKNVQTKEEEYKPMISADDEAPIYLNKQIMDLYRPMMEKYYYDETKYDSYLEQLGVTYPTLKKD, from the coding sequence ATGAAAATTATTACTAAATGGCGACAAACGCTTCTTGTTTGTTCCGCATTATTATGCTGCAATTTGGTTGTGGCGCAAAAAAAGCTTTCCGAAAAGAAACAGGAAGCTTTGAAGGAAGAGGTTGCGGCTATTGTAGGGCAGGAGGCTAAAATGAGCCAAGTGATGGTCGATAAGATTTTTAGTTTCGCTGAACTTGGCTTTCAAGAGGTTGAGTCTTCCAAGTACCTCACAGGAATTCTCCAAGAAAATGGGTTTGAAATAAAAACGGGTATTTCAGGTATTCCAACTGCCTGGTTTGCTACATGGAGTAATGGAGATGGGCCCGTCATCGCGTTAGGTTCAGATGTCGATGATATCCCAAAGGCTTCTCAATATCCAGGAGTTGCCTATCACAAACCTATTATAGATGGAGCTCCGGGACATGGGGAAGGTCATAATGCAGGGATTCCTCTTAATATTACTGCAGCTTTGGCGGTGAAGAAAATCATGGAAAGGGAAGATATCGGCGGAACGCTGATTCTATGGCCAGGAATTGCAGAAGAATTGGTTGCCTCCAAAGCTTGGTTCGTGAGAGATGGACTGTTTGATGATATAGATATCTGTATTTTCACCCATGTGGGTAGCAATTTGGGAGTAAGCTATGGACAGGCCTCCGGTACTGGCTTGATTTCCGTAGAATATACGTTTAGTGGTGAAGCCGCCCATGCAGCTGGTGCTCCTTGGAGGGGTAAAAGTGCATTGGATGCTGCTGAATTAATGAATGTAGGTTGGAATTATAGAAGAGAGCATTTAGATCCATTAAAGAGGTCACACTCTATTTTTACTGATGGTGGAGATCAGCCCAATGTGGTTCCTTCAAAAGCTTCTATTTGGTATTATTTCCGAGATGTGAAATATGACGGAATCATGGAAATGTACGATGTGGCCAATAAAATGGCTGAAGGTGCTGCATTGATGACGGATACTGAGATGACGTCCAAAATTCTTGGAACTGCTTGGCCAAGGCATTTCAACAAAGTTATTGCTGAAAAGATGTACGCTAACATCCAAAAAGTGGGTTTACCCGAATGGTCTGAGGAAGATCAGGCATTAGCCAAAGCAGTTCAGGAGGAAGTAAATTCTTCTCGAAAAGAAGGACTTCCAACCAAGTTGGATACGATAGGCTTGCCAGTAACGACTCCTCGCTCTGGTGGCTCTGATGATATTGGTGATGTTTCTTGGGTGCTGCCTACAGTCACGATGAGATTTCCATCCAATATCCCTGGACTTCCAGGTCATCATTGGGCAAATGCTATTGCAATGGCCACACCGATTGCTCACAAAGGTGTTACAGCGGGAGCCAAAGCTGAAGCAATGACGATTTTGGATTTTCTACTGAATCCTGAATTGGTGGATGAAGCTTGGGATTACTTTAAAAATGTTCAGACGAAAGAGGAAGAATATAAACCGATGATTTCTGCTGATGATGAAGCGCCAATTTATTTGAACAAGCAAATCATGGATTTATATCGTCCTATGATGGAAAAGTATTATTATGATGAAACCAAATATGATAGCTATTTGGAGCAATTGGGAGTGACTTACCCGACGCTTAAAAAGGACTAG
- a CDS encoding GNAT family N-acetyltransferase, with protein sequence MKEKPDRFIIKKASLEELYQIHLLIPEFEGEVKIDFYQDRLKDKLHLALVAEVNGELAGFKVGYESDNPEIFYSWMGGVIPKYRKTGVAKGLADYQEKWAQENGFHEVFFKTRNRFTAMVMFGLKRGFHIEEVIQKGDVRDYRILMHKRL encoded by the coding sequence TTGAAAGAAAAGCCAGATCGATTCATAATCAAAAAAGCTTCCTTAGAAGAGCTTTATCAAATTCATCTGTTAATCCCGGAGTTTGAGGGTGAAGTAAAAATCGACTTTTATCAAGATCGTCTAAAAGATAAACTTCATTTAGCTTTGGTGGCGGAGGTAAATGGAGAGCTTGCTGGTTTTAAAGTGGGTTATGAAAGCGACAACCCTGAAATTTTTTATTCTTGGATGGGTGGAGTGATTCCTAAGTACAGAAAAACTGGAGTCGCAAAAGGCTTGGCAGACTATCAAGAAAAATGGGCTCAAGAAAATGGGTTTCATGAAGTCTTTTTTAAAACTCGAAATCGCTTTACGGCTATGGTAATGTTTGGACTTAAAAGAGGGTTTCATATCGAGGAAGTGATCCAAAAAGGTGACGTAAGGGATTATCGAATCTTGATGCATAAACGTCTATAG
- a CDS encoding OmpA family protein has translation MRRIFAVFVLFFICSLAQAQTYSIIDGRAIKFFKEAEELTLSRQYDKAIEKYQDAINREASFLEAYVKMSQLLMTQGRIEEAETVAIAGKSRLGGKNASPKNVADYGWLFTNLYLDKGEFQKAFDEFQNSDPLFDADFKKTVYYVQMKEQMDFLENQLGQAKAITKEKLDEPINQFQLQYFPVLTADGEQILFTKRDGTGNFDKEDIFTSYLEPDGTWTPPVGIASTINSQYNEGTCSVTADGNILIYTSCDAPDSQGSCDLYIAYKTNGIWQRPKNMGKEVNSRSWDSQPSLSADGRILFFSSNRRGGFGGNDIWYSVRQEDGSWSEAQNLGEPVNTAKDEVSPFMFFNNEILFFASEGHQGFGGMDIFLSRVEGGEFTEPENLGLPINDHLDQVALFITAQKDYAYFTELTSAENGNDRSLLYRFNFPEEIYLGENLTVTGGKVFNAKTGEPIDATLSLVSLANDSTLYEFKADGKTGEFMMLYPEKSISGLYVEKKGFLPKIYNVERDKLQNVKDLDVELVPVAPGEEFVFENIFFDFDKYDLKPESLSSLKRLLKFLKENSNVNILISGHTDNVGSPSYNQELSLKRAQSVQQYLVEQGMHPGRVMVEGKGDKEPMVPNTNSQNQALNRRITVKVL, from the coding sequence ATGAGACGAATTTTCGCTGTTTTTGTACTTTTTTTCATATGTAGTCTAGCACAAGCTCAGACTTATTCCATCATTGATGGTAGGGCAATCAAATTTTTTAAGGAGGCAGAGGAGCTGACACTCTCGAGACAATATGATAAGGCAATAGAAAAATATCAGGATGCGATTAATAGAGAAGCCTCCTTTTTAGAAGCCTATGTAAAGATGTCTCAGTTGCTCATGACTCAAGGAAGGATAGAGGAGGCTGAGACTGTAGCAATTGCAGGGAAGTCCAGGCTCGGAGGAAAGAATGCCAGTCCTAAGAATGTAGCGGATTATGGATGGCTCTTTACCAACTTATATTTGGACAAAGGTGAGTTTCAAAAAGCATTTGATGAATTTCAGAATTCTGATCCACTTTTTGATGCAGACTTTAAAAAGACCGTTTACTACGTTCAGATGAAAGAGCAAATGGATTTTTTGGAAAATCAGCTAGGACAAGCAAAAGCAATCACAAAAGAAAAGCTAGATGAACCGATCAATCAATTTCAACTCCAATATTTTCCAGTCCTAACAGCAGATGGAGAACAAATTTTATTTACCAAGAGAGATGGTACAGGCAATTTCGATAAGGAAGATATCTTCACTTCATACCTTGAGCCAGACGGTACATGGACGCCTCCTGTTGGTATTGCCTCTACTATAAATTCTCAATACAACGAAGGGACCTGTTCAGTCACTGCGGATGGAAATATTTTGATATATACTTCTTGTGATGCTCCAGATAGTCAAGGAAGCTGCGATTTATACATCGCTTATAAAACGAACGGAATCTGGCAACGGCCGAAGAACATGGGGAAAGAAGTGAATTCCAGGTCTTGGGATTCTCAGCCCTCTCTTTCTGCAGACGGTAGAATCTTGTTCTTTTCTTCTAATAGAAGAGGTGGGTTTGGAGGCAATGATATTTGGTATAGCGTTAGGCAAGAGGATGGCAGTTGGTCGGAAGCCCAAAATCTAGGAGAGCCGGTCAATACTGCGAAGGATGAGGTTTCACCCTTTATGTTTTTTAATAATGAGATTTTATTTTTTGCTTCCGAAGGGCACCAGGGTTTTGGGGGAATGGATATATTCCTTTCGCGAGTGGAGGGGGGAGAATTTACGGAGCCTGAGAATTTGGGTTTACCTATTAATGATCATCTAGATCAAGTCGCTTTATTTATTACTGCCCAAAAAGACTATGCCTACTTCACAGAATTAACTTCTGCGGAAAATGGAAATGACAGATCCTTGTTGTATAGGTTTAATTTTCCTGAGGAAATCTATTTGGGTGAAAACTTAACGGTGACGGGAGGGAAGGTTTTTAATGCAAAAACAGGGGAGCCCATAGATGCAACACTTTCTTTGGTCTCCTTAGCCAATGACAGTACTTTATACGAATTTAAAGCGGATGGAAAGACAGGGGAGTTTATGATGCTCTACCCTGAAAAATCTATCTCAGGTCTTTATGTGGAAAAGAAAGGCTTCTTGCCAAAGATCTACAATGTGGAGCGTGATAAGCTTCAGAATGTAAAAGATCTCGATGTAGAACTGGTTCCTGTGGCCCCAGGGGAGGAGTTTGTGTTTGAAAACATCTTCTTTGATTTTGATAAATACGACTTAAAGCCTGAGTCATTAAGTTCCTTGAAAAGGCTTTTGAAATTTTTAAAGGAAAACTCAAACGTAAATATCCTGATCTCAGGTCACACCGATAACGTGGGTTCTCCTAGCTACAATCAAGAGCTTAGCTTAAAACGTGCCCAGAGTGTACAGCAATATCTTGTGGAGCAAGGAATGCACCCTGGGCGTGTAATGGTAGAAGGTAAAGGGGATAAAGAACCTATGGTGCCCAACACGAATTCTCAAAACCAAGCGCTGAACCGAAGAATCACCGTAAAGGTTCTTTAG
- a CDS encoding 7-carboxy-7-deazaguanine synthase QueE, with the protein MKTEELIAKGLSLPLMEAFYTIQGEGRFTGHPAYFIRLGGCDVGCVWCDVKESWEAGKWPILPIEEIVAEAVKYPGRLVVITGGEPLMYDLGPLTSLLKEKGFTTNIETSGAHPFSGDFDWVCFSPKKFKKPHPSIYKVANELKVVVFHNSDFAFAEEHALKVNENCELRLQPEWSKSEKFTPLIINYSKYHPNWKISLQTHKFMDIP; encoded by the coding sequence ATGAAGACAGAAGAATTGATTGCAAAAGGCTTATCGCTTCCTTTGATGGAAGCATTTTATACCATCCAAGGGGAAGGTAGATTTACTGGACATCCTGCTTATTTTATCCGGCTTGGGGGCTGTGATGTAGGTTGTGTCTGGTGTGACGTGAAAGAATCCTGGGAAGCTGGTAAATGGCCAATTTTACCCATTGAAGAAATTGTCGCTGAGGCAGTAAAATACCCGGGGAGACTAGTAGTGATTACGGGAGGAGAACCTTTGATGTATGATCTTGGGCCTTTGACTTCCCTTCTGAAAGAAAAAGGCTTTACTACGAATATTGAAACTTCCGGGGCACATCCGTTTTCTGGAGATTTTGATTGGGTATGTTTTTCACCCAAGAAATTCAAGAAGCCTCATCCTTCTATATATAAGGTGGCAAATGAGCTAAAAGTGGTTGTGTTTCACAATAGCGACTTTGCTTTTGCTGAAGAACATGCTTTAAAGGTCAATGAGAACTGCGAATTGAGGCTTCAACCAGAGTGGAGTAAATCAGAGAAATTCACTCCTTTAATTATAAACTACTCGAAATATCATCCAAATTGGAAAATTTCGCTTCAAACTCATAAATTTATGGACATACCCTAA
- a CDS encoding glycosyltransferase family 4 protein: MILYIHPVRTAFTDRDLQMIGDELEIKALEFTQNPVQLPFYFILQFFQLLWFLPKTSQYLCFFGGYHSVLPVWFGKVFRKRCLIQAGGMDCINMAEIGYGNYRKKWLRKATSYSFKNCDLILPVAEALVKQDYRYDSSISEKQGLLNLIPELKTEIKVIPNGFDTDFWKDLNQERPSFSFISVATGTSHSVRAKIKGYDLIEELASRHPDWSFTLIGDPAYPTSMPNVKVLGKKSPNELIQLYNKHQFYLQLSASEGFPNSLGEAMACGCIPVGSAVGAIPEIIGDTGIILPQKSLPQLENLINSIPSSNIDLLRKSASQKIQKMYSYQKRKQALLKALS, from the coding sequence ATGATTCTCTATATTCACCCTGTACGAACTGCCTTTACAGATCGAGATCTGCAGATGATCGGGGATGAGTTAGAAATAAAAGCTTTAGAATTCACTCAGAACCCAGTACAGCTTCCATTTTACTTTATTTTACAGTTCTTTCAGCTCTTATGGTTTTTACCAAAAACTTCACAATACCTCTGCTTTTTTGGGGGCTACCACTCTGTCCTTCCCGTTTGGTTTGGAAAAGTATTTAGAAAGAGATGCTTGATACAGGCTGGAGGAATGGATTGCATCAACATGGCTGAAATAGGCTATGGAAATTACAGGAAAAAATGGTTGAGAAAAGCGACTAGTTACAGCTTCAAAAACTGTGATTTAATTCTCCCTGTTGCTGAAGCATTAGTCAAGCAAGACTACCGTTATGACTCCTCCATTTCTGAAAAGCAAGGTTTATTAAATTTGATACCTGAGCTCAAAACCGAGATAAAAGTCATTCCTAATGGGTTCGACACAGATTTTTGGAAAGACTTGAACCAAGAAAGACCCTCATTTTCATTTATAAGTGTTGCCACAGGGACCTCCCATTCAGTCAGAGCCAAAATTAAAGGCTATGATCTAATTGAAGAACTTGCATCCCGTCACCCAGACTGGAGTTTTACTTTGATTGGAGATCCTGCCTATCCTACTTCCATGCCCAACGTAAAAGTTCTAGGTAAAAAATCACCAAATGAGCTAATTCAATTATACAATAAACATCAGTTTTACCTTCAACTCTCCGCCTCTGAGGGCTTTCCAAATTCCTTAGGCGAAGCAATGGCCTGTGGATGTATCCCTGTTGGTTCGGCAGTAGGTGCTATTCCTGAAATCATTGGAGACACAGGAATCATTTTACCACAAAAGAGTCTTCCACAATTAGAAAATTTAATTAACTCTATTCCGAGTTCTAATATTGATTTACTTAGAAAGAGTGCTTCCCAAAAAATTCAAAAGATGTACTCGTACCAAAAGAGAAAGCAGGCTTTACTAAAGGCCTTGTCCTAA
- the leuS gene encoding leucine--tRNA ligase, with product MAEYTFREIEKKWQAYWEKNQTFLAKVNPDKPKFYTLDMFPYPSGAGLHVGHPLGYIASDIVARFKALKGFNVLHPMGYDSFGLPAEQYAIQTGQHPAITTEQNITRYTEQLKNIGFAFDWSKEVRTSNPDYYKWTQWIFMKLFNSYYDQDADKALSIESLISKFETIGNASVKAVCDDETPTFSADEWNAFSDQEKQEMLLKYRLTFLAETTVNWCSALGTVLSNDEVKDGFSERGGHPVERKKMMQWSMRITAYADRLLKGLDKVDWSEPIKEMQRNWIGKSIGAEVIFDVKDSEEKIKVFTTRVDTIYGVTYLALAPESDLAAALITEDQREQAEAYIEVAKNRSERERMSDVKTISGAFTGSYAINPFNGEEIQIWVADYVLAGYGTGAVMAVPAHDERDYNFAKHFDLEIRQVIEGSMEEGSFPGKDGYIINSGFISNMYMKEAMIKAIEFLEEKGIGKGKIQYRMRDAIFTRQRYWGEPLPVYFKEGLPYLVDEKDLPLVLPEVDKYLPTEDGEPPLARATDWTYKTADGEFPLEKSTMPGWAGSSWYFFRYTDPKNESEFADKAKTDYWGSVDLYIGGSEHATGHLLYSRFWTKFLYDLGVVSIDEPFQKMINQGMIQGRSNFVYRVKGTNQFVSHGLKDQYDTFAMHVDVNIVYNDQLNLDKFKAWRPDLADAEFILEDGKYICGSEVEKMSKSKYNVVNPDDIIERYGADTLRLYEMFLGPLEQFKPWNTNGIDGVFKFLRKLWNLYHNNAGEFQVSDAEPSQKEYKALHKAIKKLEEDMENFSFNTSVSSFMICVNELTALKSNKRKILEPLAILISPYAPHITEELWSLLGNEESITKATFPAFDESYLVESSFEYPVMINGKMRVKINLDLSLSKDQIQEAALADETVKKWLDGKAPKKIIIVPGKIVNLVV from the coding sequence ATGGCGGAATACACTTTTAGGGAAATAGAAAAGAAATGGCAGGCTTACTGGGAAAAGAATCAAACGTTCCTAGCTAAGGTCAATCCTGACAAACCAAAGTTTTACACCTTGGACATGTTTCCATATCCTTCAGGCGCTGGGCTTCACGTAGGCCATCCACTGGGATATATTGCTTCCGATATCGTCGCTCGATTTAAAGCACTCAAAGGCTTTAATGTACTTCACCCGATGGGTTACGATAGTTTTGGCTTACCTGCTGAACAATATGCGATTCAGACTGGGCAACACCCTGCTATTACAACCGAACAAAATATCACCAGATATACGGAGCAATTAAAGAACATTGGTTTTGCTTTTGACTGGAGTAAAGAGGTAAGAACCTCCAATCCAGATTATTACAAGTGGACCCAATGGATCTTTATGAAGCTTTTCAACAGCTATTACGACCAAGATGCTGATAAAGCCCTTTCCATTGAATCTTTGATTTCAAAGTTTGAAACAATTGGAAATGCAAGTGTAAAGGCTGTCTGCGATGATGAGACTCCTACTTTCTCTGCTGACGAATGGAATGCTTTCTCCGATCAGGAAAAGCAAGAAATGCTTCTTAAATATAGATTAACATTCTTAGCTGAAACCACGGTTAACTGGTGCTCTGCCTTAGGAACTGTTCTTTCTAACGATGAGGTGAAAGATGGTTTTTCTGAGCGAGGTGGACACCCAGTGGAGCGAAAGAAAATGATGCAGTGGTCAATGCGAATTACTGCCTATGCCGACCGATTATTGAAAGGTTTAGACAAAGTGGATTGGTCAGAGCCTATCAAAGAAATGCAGCGAAACTGGATCGGGAAATCTATCGGAGCAGAAGTAATTTTTGACGTCAAAGACTCTGAAGAAAAAATCAAAGTATTTACCACCAGAGTGGATACTATATATGGTGTTACTTATTTGGCTTTGGCTCCTGAATCTGATTTAGCAGCAGCGCTGATCACAGAAGATCAAAGAGAACAAGCCGAAGCCTACATTGAAGTTGCCAAAAACCGTTCTGAGCGTGAGCGAATGAGCGATGTTAAAACAATTTCAGGTGCGTTTACAGGTTCTTATGCCATTAACCCATTTAATGGTGAGGAAATTCAGATCTGGGTGGCTGATTATGTTTTGGCAGGTTATGGAACTGGAGCTGTCATGGCCGTTCCTGCTCATGATGAGCGTGATTACAATTTTGCCAAACATTTTGACCTTGAAATCAGACAAGTGATTGAAGGTTCTATGGAAGAAGGGTCATTCCCGGGCAAAGATGGATACATCATCAATTCCGGCTTTATTTCTAATATGTATATGAAAGAAGCCATGATCAAAGCCATCGAATTCTTGGAGGAAAAAGGGATTGGTAAAGGTAAAATCCAGTACAGAATGCGGGATGCCATTTTCACCCGTCAACGCTATTGGGGTGAGCCTCTTCCTGTTTATTTCAAGGAAGGACTTCCTTATCTAGTAGATGAAAAAGACTTGCCTTTGGTTTTACCGGAGGTTGATAAATACTTGCCAACGGAAGATGGTGAACCACCTTTGGCACGCGCCACAGATTGGACTTACAAAACTGCAGATGGTGAGTTCCCATTGGAAAAAAGTACCATGCCAGGTTGGGCTGGATCCAGCTGGTATTTCTTTAGATATACTGACCCTAAAAACGAAAGTGAATTTGCTGATAAAGCAAAAACTGATTATTGGGGATCTGTAGATTTATATATCGGTGGCTCTGAGCATGCGACTGGACACCTTTTATATTCCAGGTTCTGGACCAAATTCTTATATGATTTGGGTGTAGTAAGCATCGATGAACCATTCCAAAAGATGATCAACCAAGGTATGATTCAAGGTAGATCAAACTTTGTTTATCGAGTAAAAGGAACCAATCAGTTTGTGAGCCACGGCTTGAAAGATCAATACGATACTTTTGCCATGCACGTGGACGTGAATATCGTTTACAACGACCAACTGAATTTGGACAAATTCAAGGCTTGGAGACCAGATTTGGCAGACGCTGAATTCATCTTGGAAGACGGCAAATATATCTGCGGATCAGAGGTAGAGAAGATGTCTAAATCCAAATACAATGTGGTCAATCCAGATGATATCATCGAGCGTTACGGAGCTGACACTTTGAGATTGTATGAGATGTTCTTGGGCCCATTGGAGCAATTCAAACCTTGGAATACAAATGGCATCGATGGAGTTTTTAAATTCCTTAGAAAGCTGTGGAACTTATACCATAACAATGCCGGTGAATTTCAGGTTTCTGATGCTGAGCCAAGTCAAAAGGAATACAAAGCACTGCATAAGGCTATCAAGAAATTGGAAGAGGACATGGAAAATTTCTCTTTCAACACTTCGGTATCAAGCTTCATGATTTGTGTGAATGAATTGACTGCATTAAAATCTAACAAAAGAAAAATTCTTGAGCCCTTGGCGATCTTGATTTCTCCTTATGCACCGCATATCACAGAAGAACTATGGAGCTTATTGGGTAATGAAGAATCCATCACGAAAGCTACATTCCCAGCTTTTGATGAAAGCTATCTTGTAGAAAGCTCCTTTGAATACCCAGTGATGATCAATGGTAAAATGAGAGTGAAGATCAACTTAGACCTTTCTCTTTCTAAGGATCAAATACAAGAGGCCGCTTTGGCAGATGAGACTGTTAAAAAATGGCTGGATGGAAAGGCTCCAAAGAAAATAATTATTGTCCCAGGTAAAATCGTAAACCTAGTTGTCTAA